In Stieleria varia, one genomic interval encodes:
- the mnhG gene encoding monovalent cation/H(+) antiporter subunit G: MTFAELMIEVGRWATVGIAVVMILIGLFFLFVAAVGVLRLPDVFTRSHAVSLTDSLGALFLLGGLAIYQGFTTNSVKILVVLMLLYLLNPVIAHATVRSAFRCGLRPGSSDDDDVLV, from the coding sequence ATGACGTTCGCAGAGTTGATGATTGAAGTCGGGCGTTGGGCGACAGTGGGCATTGCTGTCGTCATGATTCTCATCGGCCTGTTCTTTCTATTCGTGGCTGCCGTGGGTGTCCTTCGATTGCCTGATGTTTTCACAAGATCACACGCGGTCTCACTCACCGATTCATTGGGAGCGTTGTTTCTGCTGGGTGGACTGGCGATCTATCAAGGGTTCACGACCAACTCTGTCAAAATCCTTGTGGTGCTAATGCTGTTGTATCTACTCAATCCGGTGATTGCTCACGCAACGGTGCGTTCGGCATTTCGCTGTGGCCTTCGACCAGGGAGCAGCGACGACGATGACGTTTTGGTTTGA
- a CDS encoding DUF4040 domain-containing protein, translated as MTFWFEVPLLILLILTAAGAILAKDLISSIFILGTYSFFLALVWAWLGAVDVAFVEAVVGAGLATVLFLLTLFGTSPKDIRIGRFSPPLTALIGLPILAVLLLYAAEDFPEFGNPESPPNVHVSSEYLKNSLQETGSSNVVTAVLMDYRAFDTLIETSVIFTAGIACALLLRRDRK; from the coding sequence ATGACGTTTTGGTTTGAAGTCCCCCTGCTGATCCTGCTGATCCTGACTGCGGCCGGCGCGATCTTGGCCAAAGATCTCATCAGCTCTATCTTCATTCTGGGTACCTACAGTTTCTTCCTGGCACTGGTCTGGGCATGGCTGGGCGCTGTCGACGTCGCGTTTGTGGAGGCGGTCGTCGGCGCTGGATTGGCAACCGTACTGTTCTTGCTCACGCTCTTTGGCACCTCACCCAAAGACATTCGAATTGGTCGATTTTCGCCACCGCTGACCGCTTTGATCGGGCTGCCGATTCTTGCTGTTCTGTTGCTCTATGCGGCGGAGGATTTCCCCGAGTTCGGCAACCCGGAATCGCCACCCAATGTTCATGTTTCTTCGGAGTACCTCAAGAACAGCTTGCAGGAAACCGGATCGTCCAATGTCGTGACTGCTGTCCTGATGGATTATCGTGCCTTTGACACACTTATCGAAACGAGTGTGATCTTCACCGCCGGCATCGCGTGCGCACTGTTGCTCAGGAGAGATCGAAAATGA
- a CDS encoding MnhB domain-containing protein yields MIQAHDSVIVRKMSRVLIPLIQLYALYVLFFGQQGPGGGFVCGVMLGTSLILGILVFGPDSQPYRLAQKAMHGDGVGLLIFAGIGGLCLIGGGQYLNYSGLTIPGIDTDVERHYLGILLTQVGVAIDIAVTAISIVFSLAFIDDDRDDP; encoded by the coding sequence ATGATCCAAGCTCACGATAGTGTCATTGTGCGAAAAATGAGCCGAGTTCTGATCCCGTTGATTCAACTCTACGCACTCTATGTGTTGTTCTTTGGTCAGCAAGGTCCCGGTGGCGGATTTGTATGCGGCGTGATGTTGGGCACGAGCTTGATCCTCGGCATCCTGGTGTTCGGACCCGATTCACAACCCTATCGTTTGGCACAGAAAGCCATGCACGGAGACGGAGTGGGGCTGCTGATTTTTGCGGGGATCGGTGGACTGTGTCTGATCGGAGGAGGGCAGTATTTGAATTATTCCGGCTTGACGATTCCCGGAATCGATACCGATGTGGAGCGTCATTACCTGGGAATCCTGCTGACGCAAGTGGGAGTTGCCATCGACATTGCCGTGACCGCGATTTCGATTGTCTTTAGCTTGGCATTCATCGACGACGACAGAGATGACCCATGA
- a CDS encoding cation:proton antiporter subunit C — translation MIEHITSALQRPNFIAFVILFLWGLFIMVSHPNLIKKLIGLYLVQTSIIFLLVTFSAKKDATVPILQGDDSLVSAVNEIDPNEYANPLPHVLTLTAIVVQVATLGVSLALVAAIYRTYDSLDENEILEKLK, via the coding sequence ATGATTGAACACATCACATCTGCCCTTCAACGCCCCAACTTCATCGCCTTTGTCATCCTATTCCTTTGGGGACTGTTCATCATGGTCAGTCATCCCAATCTGATCAAGAAACTGATTGGCCTGTATTTGGTGCAGACGAGCATCATTTTCCTGCTCGTCACGTTCAGCGCCAAGAAAGATGCCACCGTTCCCATCTTGCAAGGCGACGACTCTCTCGTCTCCGCCGTGAACGAGATCGATCCGAATGAATATGCCAACCCACTGCCGCATGTTCTGACCCTGACCGCGATCGTCGTTCAAGTGGCGACGCTAGGAGTATCGTTGGCCTTGGTCGCCGCGATCTATCGCACCTACGATAGCCTCGACGAGAATGAAATCTTGGAGAAGCTGAAATGA
- a CDS encoding complex I subunit 5 family protein gives MMDQLPVVIFLIPFVTAICVPMIGYRNRDWCGPIALLATIAMSVAAIVNLYVVLANGESRYAFGGWSISTSLPAFPLGIEWVNDPLASVMLVTLSGLSCICILYGTTDLPRSLGSRVVLYYTLVLILISALAGIVLAGDIFNVFVFLEVVALCAYALIGVSGGKALVAAFRYLILGTLGSSFYLLGVVFFYAATGTLNMGDLAQQLIEKPELMTSKAIIGGSTFLFLGLGIKMALFPLHGWLPGAYARAPSAVTPLLASLMTKIALYAWVRIMFWVLGAGAEIGHVHLLTLLGMLGTIATVAGAIIALAQDNLKRMFAYGGISHIGLILIGVSQENGVGLAGSLFYMINDAVMQASAFIIAGAAISLHDAQNVNELSRLRRSPWLVGSLIILAMSMIGVPPTGGFFGKWQIILSALQAANYVEVAAIIVATVLTMAYFLKIFSGIFGDGHRKAEQQPNESKIGLRICLAVTSAAMVVLGLCADPMSRFFRATATSVGL, from the coding sequence ATGATGGATCAGCTCCCTGTCGTGATTTTCTTGATCCCCTTCGTTACCGCGATCTGCGTCCCGATGATCGGGTACCGAAACCGTGATTGGTGCGGTCCCATCGCGTTGCTGGCAACGATTGCCATGAGCGTCGCAGCCATCGTGAATCTCTATGTGGTGCTGGCGAATGGCGAATCACGCTACGCGTTTGGCGGATGGTCAATCAGCACCAGTTTGCCGGCGTTTCCGTTAGGAATCGAGTGGGTAAACGATCCGTTGGCAAGCGTGATGTTGGTGACTTTGAGCGGGCTGTCCTGCATTTGCATCCTCTATGGCACAACGGATTTACCACGTTCGTTGGGCAGTCGCGTGGTCCTTTACTACACGCTGGTGCTGATCCTGATTTCTGCATTGGCGGGGATCGTACTGGCTGGAGACATCTTCAACGTCTTTGTGTTTCTGGAGGTCGTTGCATTGTGCGCCTATGCATTGATCGGTGTCTCCGGCGGAAAGGCGCTCGTTGCCGCGTTTCGGTATCTCATTCTCGGAACGCTCGGTTCTTCGTTTTACCTGCTGGGCGTCGTTTTCTTCTACGCGGCCACGGGAACGCTCAATATGGGAGATTTGGCTCAGCAACTGATCGAAAAACCGGAGTTGATGACATCCAAGGCGATCATCGGCGGCTCAACGTTTCTCTTTCTCGGGCTCGGCATCAAGATGGCACTGTTCCCATTGCACGGATGGTTGCCCGGTGCGTACGCTCGCGCCCCGTCCGCAGTCACGCCGTTGCTCGCGAGTCTGATGACTAAAATTGCCCTCTACGCGTGGGTCCGAATCATGTTTTGGGTTCTCGGCGCCGGAGCCGAGATCGGGCATGTCCATCTGCTGACCTTGCTTGGCATGCTGGGCACCATCGCGACGGTAGCGGGAGCGATTATCGCACTTGCTCAAGACAATCTGAAGCGGATGTTCGCGTACGGGGGCATTTCGCACATCGGTCTGATTTTGATCGGAGTCAGCCAGGAAAACGGCGTGGGCCTGGCCGGCAGCTTGTTTTACATGATCAATGATGCCGTCATGCAAGCCAGTGCGTTCATCATCGCTGGGGCAGCGATCTCACTCCATGACGCTCAAAACGTGAACGAGTTAAGCAGACTGCGCAGGTCACCATGGCTGGTGGGGTCGTTGATCATTTTGGCGATGTCGATGATCGGCGTTCCACCGACCGGAGGATTCTTTGGAAAGTGGCAAATCATCTTGAGTGCGTTGCAAGCTGCCAACTACGTGGAGGTAGCCGCCATCATTGTCGCCACCGTTTTGACAATGGCCTACTTTCTCAAAATCTTTAGCGGCATTTTTGGCGATGGTCATCGCAAAGCAGAGCAGCAGCCAAATGAATCAAAGATCGGCCTGCGGATTTGTTTGGCGGTGACATCCGCCGCGATGGTTGTTTTGGGATTGTGTGCCGATCCCATGTCGAGATTCTTTCGAGCGACCGCAACATCGGTGGGGCTCTGA
- a CDS encoding NADH-quinone oxidoreductase subunit L: MSAAYALIPLLPLLASIIIALTDRRLGENSRKIGTLAIGVSFGLSVLAVAQLVVWGQPISVSLYQLLQSGDLTVEFGLQIDQLSGLLLLLVTGVSFVVHAYSSRYMVGDARFGRFFALMALFTFAMITLVMSSNLLMLFMCWELMGICSYLLISHQSERQAACSAATKAFLFNAVADVGLLFGLILTYVTFETLEISQILELAPSISDKTVNLLGWAGRDFQISTATMISLCLLAGCMGKSAQMPFHVWLPQAMEAPTPVSALIHAATMVNAGPFLLIRFSPLLLLSPVAMTTIAIVGGTTALFAKIVSLTQTDIKSTLAYTTISQVGVMIMACGLGAFLAAVFHLLAHGILKAYMFLSAGNQIESIAAHGHHDPPVDNSRPSISLCAGAFVLSLIAPVLLFSGPYEHLWTAHGKPAAGIVFAAIGLLTVFFAAIFCVHSVTKFFQTRPNQPIRPRFYSIFHLIVISLGIAALSVFLMVLWTGFATFLMPALAKPLVAPTEPWLPDGRRQLFLAALAAASIGWAIACVLPPSFRFFSLVPQWARTRLYVLFLNKFYIDEIYRVLVVQPVIRWAKFLWRVMDVGIIDRVSILSGQMSLVVAAWIWRSIDVQGNSRIGSFAKQQDDAIQKFSARPLQHQILIQIAWLVVVMTLFYWLVLYN, encoded by the coding sequence ATGTCCGCTGCCTACGCACTGATCCCTCTGCTGCCGTTGTTGGCATCGATCATCATCGCACTGACGGACCGGCGGCTTGGCGAAAACAGTCGCAAGATCGGCACGCTAGCGATTGGTGTCTCGTTTGGCCTGTCGGTGCTGGCCGTTGCGCAGCTCGTCGTATGGGGGCAGCCGATCTCAGTAAGCCTTTATCAACTGCTACAGTCCGGCGACTTGACGGTCGAATTCGGGTTGCAAATTGATCAACTCAGTGGACTCCTGTTGCTGCTGGTGACAGGCGTCAGCTTCGTGGTTCACGCGTACTCATCGCGATACATGGTCGGTGACGCTCGATTCGGCCGGTTCTTTGCGTTGATGGCTCTGTTTACGTTTGCGATGATCACGCTGGTCATGAGTAGCAATCTGTTGATGCTGTTCATGTGTTGGGAACTGATGGGAATTTGCTCGTACTTGCTGATTTCGCATCAATCAGAACGTCAGGCGGCGTGCAGTGCAGCAACGAAAGCCTTTTTGTTCAATGCAGTTGCCGACGTCGGATTGCTGTTCGGACTCATTCTGACCTACGTCACCTTTGAAACTTTGGAGATCAGTCAAATCCTCGAGTTGGCCCCAAGTATCAGCGACAAGACCGTCAATCTGCTTGGCTGGGCAGGCAGGGATTTCCAGATCTCGACGGCGACGATGATCTCACTCTGCCTGCTGGCCGGCTGCATGGGGAAATCGGCACAAATGCCTTTCCACGTTTGGCTGCCACAAGCAATGGAGGCGCCGACTCCCGTTTCGGCTTTGATCCATGCCGCCACGATGGTCAACGCGGGGCCATTCCTGTTGATTCGATTCAGTCCGTTGTTGCTGCTGTCACCGGTTGCGATGACAACGATTGCCATCGTCGGGGGAACCACAGCTCTCTTTGCAAAGATCGTTTCATTGACTCAAACCGACATCAAGTCAACCCTCGCCTATACCACGATCAGTCAAGTCGGCGTCATGATCATGGCCTGCGGCTTGGGAGCATTTCTGGCCGCAGTGTTTCATCTGTTGGCTCACGGGATTCTGAAGGCCTACATGTTTCTATCTGCGGGAAATCAGATTGAATCAATTGCTGCGCACGGCCATCATGATCCCCCCGTCGACAACTCAAGACCGTCTATATCGCTCTGCGCCGGTGCGTTTGTCTTGTCGCTCATCGCACCGGTTTTGCTATTCTCCGGCCCCTATGAACATCTCTGGACGGCGCATGGCAAACCCGCGGCGGGAATCGTTTTCGCCGCGATCGGTCTCCTCACCGTCTTTTTCGCCGCGATCTTTTGTGTTCACTCGGTTACAAAATTCTTTCAAACCAGACCCAATCAGCCGATTCGACCACGCTTTTACTCGATATTTCACTTGATTGTGATTTCGCTCGGCATCGCGGCGTTGTCGGTCTTTCTGATGGTCTTATGGACTGGTTTTGCTACGTTCCTGATGCCAGCTTTGGCAAAGCCGCTCGTCGCTCCAACAGAGCCTTGGCTGCCTGATGGACGAAGGCAATTGTTCTTGGCGGCGCTGGCTGCTGCGTCGATCGGCTGGGCGATTGCGTGCGTTTTGCCGCCTAGTTTTCGTTTCTTTTCGCTAGTTCCACAGTGGGCACGCACGCGACTTTACGTCTTGTTCTTGAACAAGTTCTACATTGATGAGATCTACCGCGTCTTGGTGGTTCAACCTGTCATCCGCTGGGCTAAGTTCCTGTGGCGGGTGATGGACGTTGGAATCATCGATCGGGTCTCCATCCTGAGTGGGCAAATGAGTCTCGTCGTTGCGGCCTGGATTTGGCGTTCGATAGATGTCCAAGGAAACTCGCGTATCGGGAGCTTTGCAAAGCAACAAGACGACGCTATCCAAAAGTTCTCCGCACGCCCCCTGCAGCATCAGATTTTGATCCAAATCGCGTGGCTCGTTGTGGTCATGACTCTCTTTTATTGGCTGGTGTTATACAACTGA
- a CDS encoding complex I subunit 4 family protein, which produces MISLFTDHLLTWIILVPFLGIAVLALVRDELRARQTTLACTLLNLGLFLTLWFGFDTTQQGMQFVDRMTWMPTLSIQYAVGVDGISLILLLLTIGLAPICVLCSWSSVTRHVRAFMMLVLLVEGAMVVVFSSLDLFQLFMFWELTMIPMYFLIILWGGPNRIAAGLKFVLYSLTGSLLLLVGILTLYLQGGGTFDIITLSQREFTSTAQWWMFLAFCLSFAIKLPMLPFHTWLPDSHAEAPTAGSVILAGILLKMGGYGFLRICLPMFPDASATFAPLMVWLSVAGILYGGVMALAQDDLKKLIAYSSISHMGFVTLGIFSFSQQGIEGAILQMFNHGIVTGAIFVAVGQLYERTHDRSVYAYGGLHKQMPRFACWFSLFVFASFGLPGTGSFIGEFLVLVGASEKNLMAVLLALVGILLAASYMLWMLQRVVLGQPSTQTASLLPDLTMRESASLVALATVVLWIGLYPSPLIRSMENDVANIVQLMNEPVDRNVDRNRE; this is translated from the coding sequence ATGATTTCTCTCTTCACCGACCATCTGTTGACTTGGATCATCCTGGTTCCTTTCTTAGGAATCGCGGTCCTTGCATTGGTTCGTGACGAGCTGCGGGCGCGGCAGACCACTTTGGCGTGCACGTTGCTGAATCTTGGTCTGTTCCTCACGCTCTGGTTTGGCTTCGATACCACTCAGCAAGGCATGCAGTTTGTTGACAGGATGACTTGGATGCCGACCCTGAGCATTCAGTATGCCGTCGGAGTCGACGGAATCAGCCTCATTTTGCTGCTACTGACGATCGGGCTCGCGCCGATCTGTGTTCTCTGTTCATGGAGTTCTGTTACCAGGCACGTGCGGGCGTTCATGATGCTGGTCCTGCTGGTCGAAGGCGCGATGGTCGTGGTCTTTTCATCCCTGGATCTCTTTCAGCTCTTTATGTTCTGGGAACTCACAATGATTCCCATGTATTTCTTGATTATTCTTTGGGGCGGTCCCAATCGGATCGCGGCAGGATTGAAATTCGTTTTGTACAGTCTGACGGGGAGCCTGTTGCTACTGGTCGGGATTCTGACGCTTTATTTGCAGGGCGGAGGAACGTTCGACATCATCACGCTATCGCAACGAGAATTCACATCGACCGCGCAGTGGTGGATGTTCTTGGCCTTTTGTCTGTCGTTTGCGATCAAGTTGCCGATGCTGCCCTTTCATACTTGGCTGCCCGATTCGCACGCCGAAGCACCAACCGCTGGCAGCGTGATTCTGGCCGGAATCTTGCTGAAGATGGGTGGATACGGATTCCTGAGAATTTGTCTGCCGATGTTTCCAGACGCGTCGGCAACGTTTGCTCCCTTGATGGTGTGGCTCTCCGTTGCTGGAATTCTGTATGGCGGTGTGATGGCTCTGGCACAAGACGATTTGAAGAAGCTGATTGCATACTCGTCGATATCCCACATGGGGTTTGTCACACTGGGAATTTTTTCCTTCAGTCAGCAAGGAATCGAAGGTGCGATTTTGCAAATGTTCAACCATGGGATCGTCACCGGCGCGATCTTTGTGGCGGTCGGACAGCTTTACGAGCGTACGCACGATCGATCTGTTTATGCCTACGGCGGACTGCACAAACAAATGCCACGGTTTGCGTGTTGGTTCTCTCTATTCGTTTTTGCGTCCTTTGGGCTACCCGGAACAGGCAGCTTCATCGGTGAATTCCTGGTGTTGGTGGGAGCGTCTGAGAAGAATTTGATGGCCGTCTTGCTCGCGTTGGTAGGGATCTTGCTCGCCGCGTCGTATATGTTGTGGATGCTGCAGCGAGTGGTGCTGGGGCAGCCCTCGACGCAAACAGCCTCTTTGTTGCCCGACTTGACGATGAGAGAATCCGCTTCCCTGGTCGCGTTGGCAACCGTCGTGCTATGGATTGGCCTCTACCCGAGCCCATTGATACGATCCATGGAAAACGACGTTGCCAATATCGTTCAATTGATGAATGAACCCGTCGACCGCAATGTTGACCGTAATCGAGAATGA
- a CDS encoding sulfatase: MKGLNEMMKHLFCLTFLIVAGLKAHCERPNVLFIVADDLNCAIGPYGDPAAVTPNLNRLASRGLTFENAYCQQAVCNPSRSSFLTGLRPATVKVDDLRKYFRDTAKGGATLITLPQHFKNHGYFCQNIGKIFHNMGDTQDRRSWSIDEVLYTGTHAADTVYNNTPAALRKTTFNKAPVTEALDVPDTAYRDGQIANLAAAMLREHPAGGQPFFVAVGFWRPHLPFVAPKKYWDLFDPQQIPLPESMVAPTGAPTIAMHDSREIRGYGGVPADRPFTNEEVRHFRHGYYASIAFMDAQIGKVLDALQESGHAENTIVAFTSDHGFHVGEQALWGKTSNFELDARVPLIIADPSQPAGHGKSTSSLAELVDLYPTLASLAGIDGDLNRRLQGDSLAEVISDPSVSVKDAAFTQHQHPFYGPPSNWQAWGYSVRTSDWRYTEWRSIENGEVIASELYDQVNDLHESSNVAAMHPDIVRSHSKRLAQQFDLVNKER; the protein is encoded by the coding sequence ATGAAAGGCCTCAACGAGATGATGAAACATCTGTTCTGCCTCACTTTTCTGATTGTGGCCGGGCTCAAGGCCCATTGCGAACGCCCCAACGTGTTGTTCATCGTTGCCGATGATTTGAACTGCGCGATCGGACCCTATGGAGATCCCGCAGCGGTCACGCCGAACTTAAATCGGCTTGCTTCTCGCGGATTGACCTTTGAGAACGCCTACTGTCAGCAGGCTGTCTGCAATCCGTCTCGATCATCCTTTCTCACCGGGTTGCGACCGGCCACGGTCAAGGTGGACGATTTGAGAAAGTATTTTCGCGACACGGCAAAGGGTGGGGCGACATTGATCACTCTGCCACAGCACTTCAAGAACCATGGCTACTTTTGCCAGAACATCGGTAAAATCTTTCACAACATGGGCGATACCCAAGATCGCCGTTCTTGGTCGATCGACGAAGTGCTCTACACCGGCACGCATGCCGCCGATACGGTCTACAACAACACGCCGGCGGCCTTGCGGAAAACGACTTTCAACAAGGCACCTGTCACAGAAGCGTTGGATGTTCCTGATACGGCGTATCGCGATGGCCAGATCGCCAATCTTGCCGCGGCGATGTTGCGAGAACATCCCGCCGGTGGACAGCCGTTCTTTGTGGCGGTCGGGTTTTGGCGTCCCCATCTGCCATTTGTTGCACCAAAGAAGTATTGGGATCTGTTCGACCCACAACAGATTCCGCTGCCGGAATCCATGGTAGCGCCGACTGGCGCACCGACGATCGCCATGCATGATTCAAGAGAAATTCGGGGATACGGTGGGGTTCCCGCAGACCGGCCATTCACGAACGAGGAAGTTCGACACTTCCGTCATGGCTACTACGCTTCGATCGCGTTCATGGATGCTCAGATCGGGAAAGTTTTGGACGCATTGCAGGAGAGCGGGCACGCCGAAAATACCATTGTGGCGTTTACCTCCGACCACGGATTTCACGTCGGTGAACAGGCTTTGTGGGGCAAGACAAGCAATTTCGAACTCGATGCTCGCGTCCCCTTGATCATCGCCGATCCATCTCAACCGGCCGGGCACGGCAAGTCGACCAGCTCGCTTGCCGAGTTGGTTGATCTGTACCCCACCTTGGCCTCACTTGCCGGAATCGATGGCGATCTCAATCGGCGATTGCAAGGCGACAGTCTTGCCGAGGTGATTTCTGATCCGAGCGTTTCGGTTAAAGACGCCGCCTTCACTCAGCATCAGCATCCGTTCTACGGCCCTCCGTCGAACTGGCAGGCTTGGGGATACTCCGTCCGTACGAGCGATTGGCGATACACCGAATGGCGTTCGATCGAAAATGGCGAAGTGATCGCGAGTGAACTTTATGACCAGGTCAACGATCTACACGAGTCGAGCAATGTAGCTGCTATGCACCCTGACATTGTCCGATCACATTCGAAACGCCTCGCCCAGCAATTTGATCTTGTGAACAAAGAGCGTTGA
- a CDS encoding AAA family ATPase, which yields MDSIHPELVPTFVAAKRHALRRHSQAIELPDLFHALVESNPVFRDQLILQGFVPIESVTPADVEIDESQRVTLAPDLKSIIEELSTTGDRKVRMGELLQSLEPLLQDKATTLFQKGDRDPSELSVAPIIKPESQPEPETIKLPVLESLAREMTPAKLKNPIVGRSLEVSRLSRILTKRYAPNPILVGEPGVGKTAVVEGFVAMLGHDSCPKALRGRRVFQISATDLVAGTGIHGSIEKRIKELVEELEMHGDKIILFVDEIHQLVVGGGNSNPGDMLKPALGRGIFPCIGATTLREFNLMERHDPAFCRRFEILPVKEPTEPETIQILKGLSDTLFSHHDLPLPSDELLQTCVELCRDHLSHRRFPDKAINLLDSACALAASETAPKLQEHHLRSALAERTGVSSIANRELYRESLADLGKNLAKRIVGQDDAIQSVCKKITTCKLQLDLRPARPDGVFLFTGPSGVGKTEFARQLSRLLTDDKSDSLIFVAMSEYRSEADVQKLFGSPPSYVGYGEPTKLEREVRRFQSGVLLLDEFEKAHPSVQIAFLNAFEEGRITFGSGQVVAISHVTVIATANFAVGADKPKFGWAIPGEETEAREDIRSEVPDVLINRFDEVIEFKSISKKHARNILTDIILAHANRNYARHEIQLELSEDALSRILDQGYHPDFGVRNLQRSFESLVQPLVVNLLTQQTQDKKGLWTVDIRGADNEVILVPAATPDK from the coding sequence ATGGACAGCATACATCCAGAACTTGTTCCTACCTTTGTTGCGGCAAAACGACACGCCCTGCGTCGGCATTCGCAAGCCATCGAGTTGCCTGATTTGTTTCATGCGCTCGTCGAATCCAACCCGGTGTTTCGTGACCAACTGATTCTGCAAGGCTTTGTGCCCATCGAGTCCGTTACGCCAGCAGACGTAGAGATTGACGAAAGCCAGCGGGTGACGTTGGCGCCTGATCTGAAGTCGATCATCGAAGAACTTTCGACGACGGGGGATCGCAAGGTCCGAATGGGCGAATTGCTGCAATCGTTGGAACCATTGCTGCAAGACAAAGCGACAACGCTCTTTCAAAAAGGAGACCGGGATCCCTCTGAACTGTCTGTTGCTCCGATCATCAAACCCGAGTCGCAGCCCGAACCGGAAACGATCAAGCTGCCGGTACTGGAAAGCCTCGCACGTGAGATGACCCCTGCCAAGCTGAAGAACCCGATCGTAGGTCGTTCGTTGGAGGTCAGTCGACTGTCAAGGATTTTGACGAAACGCTACGCGCCCAATCCGATTTTGGTGGGTGAACCAGGTGTGGGAAAAACGGCGGTTGTCGAAGGTTTTGTTGCTATGCTCGGGCACGATAGCTGTCCAAAGGCGCTTCGCGGACGACGCGTGTTCCAGATCTCAGCAACCGACTTGGTTGCGGGAACGGGAATCCACGGCAGCATCGAAAAGCGGATCAAGGAACTCGTCGAAGAACTGGAGATGCACGGCGACAAAATCATTCTCTTTGTCGACGAGATTCACCAATTGGTCGTCGGAGGCGGCAACAGCAATCCCGGCGACATGCTGAAACCTGCTTTGGGTCGCGGGATCTTTCCATGCATCGGTGCCACCACCCTGCGTGAATTCAATTTGATGGAGCGACATGATCCCGCTTTCTGTCGCCGATTTGAGATTTTGCCCGTCAAGGAACCGACCGAACCCGAGACGATTCAAATTCTCAAGGGACTGAGCGATACCTTATTCTCGCATCACGATCTGCCCCTGCCCAGCGATGAGCTGTTGCAGACCTGCGTGGAATTATGCCGGGATCATTTGTCACATCGCCGATTTCCCGACAAGGCCATCAACCTGCTGGACAGTGCTTGTGCGCTTGCCGCCAGCGAGACCGCACCAAAGCTACAGGAGCATCACTTGCGATCGGCTCTGGCGGAAAGAACCGGCGTGTCATCGATCGCCAATCGCGAGCTTTATCGAGAAAGCCTCGCCGATCTGGGCAAGAACTTGGCCAAACGAATTGTGGGCCAGGACGACGCGATCCAAAGCGTCTGCAAAAAGATCACGACATGCAAATTGCAACTCGACCTACGACCAGCCCGACCCGATGGAGTCTTTCTCTTCACCGGCCCATCCGGTGTGGGTAAAACCGAGTTTGCTCGGCAACTGTCGCGGCTGCTGACCGACGACAAATCCGATTCCTTGATTTTTGTCGCGATGAGTGAATACCGCAGCGAAGCCGATGTGCAGAAACTGTTCGGCTCGCCACCATCCTATGTAGGCTACGGCGAACCGACAAAGCTGGAACGTGAAGTTCGCCGATTTCAAAGTGGCGTGCTGTTGCTCGATGAATTCGAGAAAGCCCACCCCAGCGTCCAAATCGCATTTTTGAACGCGTTCGAGGAAGGCCGCATCACGTTCGGATCAGGGCAAGTTGTCGCGATCTCACACGTCACGGTGATCGCAACCGCTAACTTTGCCGTCGGTGCGGACAAGCCAAAGTTCGGCTGGGCGATCCCTGGCGAGGAAACCGAGGCACGCGAAGACATTCGTAGCGAAGTTCCCGATGTCTTGATCAATCGCTTTGACGAAGTCATCGAGTTCAAATCGATCTCCAAAAAGCATGCCAGAAACATTCTGACCGACATCATCCTTGCCCATGCCAATCGAAATTACGCGCGACATGAAATTCAACTGGAACTGTCTGAGGACGCGCTCAGTCGAATCCTGGACCAAGGTTATCATCCCGATTTCGGCGTCCGCAATTTACAGCGCAGTTTCGAAAGCCTCGTTCAACCGCTGGTCGTCAATCTGCTGACGCAGCAGACTCAGGACAAGAAAGGCCTCTGGACAGTGGACATTCGTGGTGCCGACAACGAAGTCATCTTGGTGCCGGCGGCCACGCCAGATAAATAA